The DNA region TCGATCCCCTCTAGCGCGCGAGGGCCTAGCCCTTGAGCCGCATCAGCCGGCTCTTCTCGCGATCCCAGGACCGCTTCTTCTCGGTCTCGCGCTTGTCGTGCAGCTTCTTGCCGCGCGCGACCGCGAGCTCGACCTTCGCCCGCCCGCGCTCGTTGAAGTAAAGCTTGAGCGGCACGATGGTCATGCCTTCGCGCTCGACCGCGGCGGCCATCTTGTCGATCTCGCGCTCGTGCAGCAGCAGCTTGCGCGGCCGCTTCGGCGCATGATTGTTGTAGGGTCCGGCCTGCTGGTACTCGGGAATGTTGGCGTTGACGAGCCAGATCTCCCCGCCTTTGGCGTCGGCGTAGGACTCGGCAATCGTCGCCTTGCCCGAGCGCAAAGATTTCACCTCGCTGCCAGTCAGCGCAATGCCGGCCTCGACGGTATCTCCGATCTCATAGTTGAAACGCGCCCTTCGGTTCTCGGCGACCACCTTGAACCGGCGCTCAGGTTTTGCAGACATGGGTAAGGAATATCAGCGCTCAGGTGCGCGCCTTCAAGAGATCGCGGATCTCGGTCAGCAGTTCTTCTTGCTTGGTCGGCGGCGTCGGCTTCGCCTCCTCTTTCTTCATCACCGTGCCGATCGCCCGGATTGCCATGAACAGCACCCAGGCAATGATGATGAAGTTAAGCGTTACGGTGAGAAAGCTCCCGTAAGCCAATACAGCGCCTTGCTTTTTCGCCTCGACCAGCGTGTCGGCTGTGACCTTGGAGGACAGCGGGATGTAGTAGTTCGAAAAGTCGAGGCCGCCGGTGACGGCGCCGATCACCGGCATGATGACGTCGCCGACCAGCGAGGACACGATGCTGCCGAAGGCCGCGCCGATGATCACGCCGATGGCGAGATCGATGACGTTGCCTTTCAGCGCGAATTTCTTGAAGTCGTCCAACACCGGCATTGTGGCGCCCCTATTCCAGCTTCAGTTGATCAGGCCAGCGTGGACCATGGCCTCACGCACGGCGGCCTTCGACTTCTCCGACAGCGGCACCATCGGCAGGCGCACATCGTCCGACATCTTGCCAAGCACCGACAGCGCGTACTTGGCCGGCGACGGGTTGGTCTCGATGAACAGGTTCTGGTGCAGCGGCAGCAGCTTGTCCTGCAGCTTGAGCGCGGTGGCGTAGTCGCCCTTCAGGCACGCGCTCTGGAATTCGGCGCAGAGCCGCGGCGCCACGTTCGACGTCACCGAGATGCAGCCGTGGCCGCCATGCGCCATGAAGCCGAGGCAGGTGCCGTCTTCGCCCGAGAGCTGGTTGAAGTCCTCGCCGATGACCGCGCGCTGCTGCGACACGCGCAGCACGTTGGCGGTGGCGTCCTTCACGCCGGCGATGTTCTTGAGCTCATAAAGCCGCTTCATGGTGTCGACCGACATGTCGATCACCGACCGTCCCGGAATGTTGTAGATCAGGATCGGAATGCCGATGGCATCGTTGATCGCCTTGAAGTGCTGATAGAGCCCTTCCTGCGTCGGCTTGTTGTAGTACGGCGTCACGATGAGCACGGCGTCGGCCCCCGCCTTCTCGGCGTGCTTGGAGAAGTCGATCGCCTCGGCGGTCGAGTTCGACCCGGCGCCGGCAATCACCGGCACGCGCCGCCGCGCCTGATCGACGCACCACTCCACCACGCGCTTGTGCTCGTCGTGCGACAAAGTCGGGCTCTCGCCCGTCGTGCCGACCGGCACCAGACCGTTGGTGCCTTCGGCGATCTGCCAGTCGACCAGGTCGCGGAAGGCTTTTTCATCGACCGCGCCGTTCTTGAACGGCGTGACGAGGGCGGTAAAGGAGCCTCGAAAGCTCGTCTTGGCGGTCATGATGCGTCCACTCCGGTAAAGAGATAAGAGGACCATAGATATCGGGTCGGCGGCGGCGATGAAAGCCCTTAAGGCTCCGCCGGGAAAGGTGCGATCCGCCCCGCTTTTGCCCCTGTCCGCCGCTAGGCATCCGGGCTAGCATTCAGCCCGGTATTTTTTCGTCAACCATGTTGGCCTAATGGGGGTGTGATTCCCTTTCTGAGTCGGACTGACCGGGAACCGCAGAGGGGTTACAGGGACGTGCTTGATCGAAAAGCCATGAGAGTGGCTCGTTTATCTCTCGTGCTTGCGGGCGCCATCAGCGCCGGCCCGGTCCTGGCCGCAACGAGCAAAGTTCCCCTGCCCCGGCCTCGCCCCGCCATCGGCGCTCCCAGCGTGGTTCGCGCACCGGCCGCCGTCAGCGCTCCCCACGTTGCCGCCCAGACACCCCTACCCCGTCACCGCCCATCGGCCGCCGCGCCCGAGATGACGTCCTATGCGCAGGCCAATGTCGGCGTGCGCGGCGCCATGTTCGCCAGCCGGGCGACCTTCCAACCGCTGGTCCGGCCGACCGCGGGTCCGTTCGCGGTTGCCGCCTCCACCGCCACATCGCCCGCCGACATCGCCACGCTCAAGCGTGTGCTGGAGGCGACGCGCAAGGGCAAGGAAGCGGATGCCGACGCCGCCGCGCGTCAGCTGTCCGATCCGGTCGCCCGCAAGCTCGCCGAGTGGATGATCCTGCGGTCTGACAACACCAGGCCGAGCTTCCAGCGCTACGCCGCGTTCGTCGAAGCCAATCCGGCCTGGCCGCATTCGGCCTTGTTCCGCCGCCGTGCCGAGAACGCGCTGTGGAACGACAAGCTCGACGACAGCACCGTGCGCGCCTTCTTTGCGCGGTCGAAGCCGACCACCGCGAAGGGCCGCTATGTGCTGGCGCGCGCGCTGCTCGCCCAGGGCGATCGCGACGGCGCCGCGGCGCTCGTGCGCTACGCCTGGCGATACGACGACTGCAGCGCCGACGTCGAAGCCCGCGTGCTCGACATGTTCGGCGACCTGCTCACGCGCGCCGATCACAAGATCCGCATGGATCAGCGCTTCTACGACGACGACGTGGAAGCCGGCATGCGCGAGGCCGAACGGCTCGGCGGCAACGAACTGCTGATCGCGCGCGCGCGCGCCGCCGTCATCAAGCGCGCCAGCAACGCCAAGGCCCTGCTCGACTCCGTGCCGAGCTCGGCGCGCGGCGACGCCGGCTATCTGTTCTCGCGCGCGCAGTGGCTGCGCAAGAACGACCAGCCGGAAGAAGCCGCGCGGGCGATCCTCGCCGCGCCGCGCGACCGGGAGTCCGTCGTCGATCCAGATCAGTGGTGGGTCGAACGCCGCCTCGTCGTGCGCAAGCTGCTCGACGACCAGGACGCGCAGACCGCCTATCGCGTGGCGCGCGATGCCGCGCCGGCGCACAAAGGCAATTACCGCGTCGACCAGCACTTCACCGCCGGCTGGATCGCGCTGCGCTATCTGCACGATCCCAAGACCGCCGCGCAGCATTTCGCCCACATCGACGACGGCACGACCAATCCGCATGCGCTGGCGCGCGGTGGCTATTGGCAGGGCCGCGCCGCGGAGGCCATGGGTCAGCGCGCCCAGGCCAAGGCTTTCTACGAAGCCGCCGCCGTGCACTCGGCGACCTATTACGGCCAGCTCGCGCGCGCCCAGCTCGGGCTTTCCGACCTCGGCCTGCGCGGCCCGCCGACCTTCACGACCCACGATCGTAACCTGCTCAGCAACCTCGAAGTCGTCCGCGCGGCGGAAATTCTTTACGCGCTCGACGAGCGCGACATGCTCGCCTCGATCTATGCCGAACTCGGCGAGACCGCGACCGACGTCGCCGGCCTCGCGGCGCTGGGCGAACTCGCCGCCAAGCATCGCGACGGCCGCGCCATGCTCCTGCTCGGCAAAGGCGCGCTCGGTCGCGGCCTGCCGCTCGACTACTACGCTTATCCGGTGGTCGGGCTGCCGCACTACACGCCGATCGCGCCGGCCATCGAGGACGCGGTCGCCTACTCGATCGCGCGCCAGGAAAGCCACTTCAATCAGAAGGTCGTCTCCATCGCCAAGGCGATGGGGCTGATGCAGGTGACGCCGGCGTCGGCGCAGGATACGGCCAAGCGCTTCAAGGTCGCCTATAACAAAGCGCGGCTGCTGAGCGACCCGATCTACAACGTGCAGATGGGCGCGGCCGAACTGTCGATGCTGCTGTCGCAGTACAACGGCTCCTACATCATGACCTTCGCCGGCTACAACGCCGGCCGCGGCCGCGTGCGTCAGTGGGTCGCCGCTTATGGCGATCCGCGCGACCCGCGCGTCGATCCGGTCGACTGGGTCGAGCGCATCCCGATCGCCGAGACACGCAACTACGTGCAACGGATCATGGAAAACCTGCAGATCTACCGCGCCCGCTTCGGCGGCAGCAGCCGGCTGGTGATCGAGGCCGATCTCAAGCGCGGCAATTCGAACTAACGGCGTTGCCGCTCGCATAACATCGATTATCCTGTATCCGTTCACCCCCCGCGAAAGCGCGGACCCATCGCTGGATTCCCGCTTTCGCGGGAATGAGCGGATGAAAATACGCACTAACTAGAACAGCTTCCGCTTCTAAACCCCGCTCCATCGTTCCCACATCGAAGGCCCTCATGAGCGACGCCGTCAGCACGTTCATCTCCGCACCCGACGGCCTGAAGCTGCACGTGCGCTGCTATGGTCCGCGCAGCGCGGAAGCCACCGTCGTCTGCCTGCCGGGCCTTGCCCGCACGGCCGCCGATTTCGACGTGCTGGCCCGATCATTGGCCGGCGATGCCGCGACACCCCGGCGCGTGCTGGCGCTCGATTATCGCGGCCGCGGTCTGTCCGACTACGACCGCGATCCTTCGCACTACGACTTTCATGTCGAACTCGCCGATGTGCTGGCGGTTCTCGCCGCACTCGACGCCATGCCGGCGGTGTTCATCGGCACCTCCCGCGGCGGCATCCTGACTATGCTGCTCGCGGTGCTGCGGCCGACGGCGATCGCCGGCGCGGTGCTCAACGACATCGGCCCCGTGATCGAGCCGAAGGGGCTCATGCGGATCAAGGGCTATGTCGGCAAACTGCCGCAGCCGCGCGATTTCGAAGAAGGCGCGGAGATTCTGCGCCGCTTGTTCAGCGCGCAGTTTCCCAAGCTCACATCCGAGGATTGGCTGGCCGCGGCGCGGCGCGGCTTCAAGGAAGAGCACGGCCGGCTGGTGCCGACCTACGACGTCAAGCTCGCCAAGACCATGGAAGGCGTCAACTTCGACAAGCCGCTGCCGCCGCTGTGGCCGCAGTTCGACGCCCTCGCCCACGTGCCGGTCATGGTGATCCGCGGCGAAAACTCCGATCTTCTGATGCCGGCCACCGTGGAAGCGATGCAGGCGCGGCGTCCGGACCTGGAGACGCTCGAAGTGCCCGACCAGGGTCACACGCCGCTGCTGGTCGAGCCCGACGTGATCGGCCGGATCGCCGATTTCGTGGCGCGATGCGAGCGCGCTATTCCCGCGGCGGCACGCTAAAGGGCGACGGCGGCTCGCCACGCTGCGCGCGCTGCCACATCGTCAAGTACGCCGCCTCAATGTGCCGCGTGAAGCGCGCGGTATCGAAAAGCGGCGACCGGTTGCGGTTGGCCGCGAGCGTGCCGCGCAGCGAGGACAGCAGGTCCGGGTCGCGCGCGAGCTTGAGCGCCAGTGCTGTGTAGTCGGCGAGATTGTCCGTAACGAGTTCGGGCAATCCGACAGCGGTCAGCAAGCTCGCCGCCACGCGGCTGCCAAACGTGCCGCCACGGCAGGTCAGGACCGGAAGCCCCGCCCACAAGGCGTCGTTCGCGGTCGAATGTGCGTTGATCGGCAAGGTATCGAGATAAAGATCGGCCAGCCGATGCCGCGCCAGATGGTCTTCGTTGCGCGCGACGCGCCGCGCGAAGACGAGCCGTTCGGGCGCGACGCCGCGCGCCTGCGCCGCCGCACGCAGGCGGCGTTCGGCACTCTCGTTGCTGCCCGAGAGCCACAGCACGCTGCCCGGGACCTCGTTCAGCAGCGCCATCCAAACATCAAAGATCAGCGGGCCGAGCTTGTAACTGTTGTTGAAGGCGCAGAACACAAATCCGCTCGGCGGCAGCCCCTCCTCCGCCCGCGTCGGCGTCGCCGCCGCGATGGCGCGCGACGAATCCGCGCCCATGAAGCTGTCGGGCAGATAGACGATCCGCTCGCGAAACAGCTCCCGCTCCGCTTCGGGAATGACGACGCGATCCGCCAGCAGATAGTCGACGTAAGGCGCGCCGCTGCTGCCGGCATAACCAAGATACAGGACCTGAACCGGCGCGGGCCGATGCGCCAGAATGCCGGGACGTGCGTTCTGCGTCGGCCCCATGAGGTCGACCGCGATATCGATCTCCATGTCGCGCAGCAGCTGCGCGACATCGCCGTCGCTTTTGTCGTGCACATCGAGGAAGCGATCGAAAGCGCCCATCAACCGCTGCCGCATCGGCGAGTTGCCCGCGGCGCCGAACGACACCGCCATCGTCTCGAAGCGGCTGCGGTCGTGCCGCTCGAACAGGCCGGCCAGCAGGATGGCGACCGGGTGCTCGCGGTAGTCGGCGGACAGATAAGCGATGCGGATCCGTTGGTGATCGTAGCGTTCGCCGCGCCATAGCGGCGGTCGCGCGGGGTAATCGCGGTCGGCGAACATATTAGCGCACTGAATCTGCGCCGCCGCCGGGGCCTGCGCGGTCAGAAATGCGAACGGCCTCGACACGGGGCGCGCCGCCGCGACGCCCGCGACGAGATGCGCGTTCTCTGCCGCCAGATCCGTCCAGTCGCAGATCATCATTTTGGCAAAGAAACGATCGCCCTCGAGGTAATCCAGATTGGGATCGAGGCGAAACGCCTGATCGTAGGCGGCGAAGGCTTCGTCGAAGCGCTTGAGATCGAGCAGGATGTTGGCGC from Pseudolabrys taiwanensis includes:
- the mscL gene encoding large conductance mechanosensitive channel protein MscL, yielding MPVLDDFKKFALKGNVIDLAIGVIIGAAFGSIVSSLVGDVIMPVIGAVTGGLDFSNYYIPLSSKVTADTLVEAKKQGAVLAYGSFLTVTLNFIIIAWVLFMAIRAIGTVMKKEEAKPTPPTKQEELLTEIRDLLKART
- a CDS encoding lytic transglycosylase domain-containing protein, with translation MTSYAQANVGVRGAMFASRATFQPLVRPTAGPFAVAASTATSPADIATLKRVLEATRKGKEADADAAARQLSDPVARKLAEWMILRSDNTRPSFQRYAAFVEANPAWPHSALFRRRAENALWNDKLDDSTVRAFFARSKPTTAKGRYVLARALLAQGDRDGAAALVRYAWRYDDCSADVEARVLDMFGDLLTRADHKIRMDQRFYDDDVEAGMREAERLGGNELLIARARAAVIKRASNAKALLDSVPSSARGDAGYLFSRAQWLRKNDQPEEAARAILAAPRDRESVVDPDQWWVERRLVVRKLLDDQDAQTAYRVARDAAPAHKGNYRVDQHFTAGWIALRYLHDPKTAAQHFAHIDDGTTNPHALARGGYWQGRAAEAMGQRAQAKAFYEAAAVHSATYYGQLARAQLGLSDLGLRGPPTFTTHDRNLLSNLEVVRAAEILYALDERDMLASIYAELGETATDVAGLAALGELAAKHRDGRAMLLLGKGALGRGLPLDYYAYPVVGLPHYTPIAPAIEDAVAYSIARQESHFNQKVVSIAKAMGLMQVTPASAQDTAKRFKVAYNKARLLSDPIYNVQMGAAELSMLLSQYNGSYIMTFAGYNAGRGRVRQWVAAYGDPRDPRVDPVDWVERIPIAETRNYVQRIMENLQIYRARFGGSSRLVIEADLKRGNSN
- a CDS encoding alpha/beta fold hydrolase codes for the protein MSDAVSTFISAPDGLKLHVRCYGPRSAEATVVCLPGLARTAADFDVLARSLAGDAATPRRVLALDYRGRGLSDYDRDPSHYDFHVELADVLAVLAALDAMPAVFIGTSRGGILTMLLAVLRPTAIAGAVLNDIGPVIEPKGLMRIKGYVGKLPQPRDFEEGAEILRRLFSAQFPKLTSEDWLAAARRGFKEEHGRLVPTYDVKLAKTMEGVNFDKPLPPLWPQFDALAHVPVMVIRGENSDLLMPATVEAMQARRPDLETLEVPDQGHTPLLVEPDVIGRIADFVARCERAIPAAAR
- the dapA gene encoding 4-hydroxy-tetrahydrodipicolinate synthase; the encoded protein is MTAKTSFRGSFTALVTPFKNGAVDEKAFRDLVDWQIAEGTNGLVPVGTTGESPTLSHDEHKRVVEWCVDQARRRVPVIAGAGSNSTAEAIDFSKHAEKAGADAVLIVTPYYNKPTQEGLYQHFKAINDAIGIPILIYNIPGRSVIDMSVDTMKRLYELKNIAGVKDATANVLRVSQQRAVIGEDFNQLSGEDGTCLGFMAHGGHGCISVTSNVAPRLCAEFQSACLKGDYATALKLQDKLLPLHQNLFIETNPSPAKYALSVLGKMSDDVRLPMVPLSEKSKAAVREAMVHAGLIN
- the smpB gene encoding SsrA-binding protein SmpB — encoded protein: MSAKPERRFKVVAENRRARFNYEIGDTVEAGIALTGSEVKSLRSGKATIAESYADAKGGEIWLVNANIPEYQQAGPYNNHAPKRPRKLLLHEREIDKMAAAVEREGMTIVPLKLYFNERGRAKVELAVARGKKLHDKRETEKKRSWDREKSRLMRLKG
- a CDS encoding tetratricopeptide repeat protein — encoded protein: MAALQSGRLDDAERLYRKVLKAESKHFPALVMLGLVCAQQGRLVEAEGLLREALTVHPGDPGAQFNHANVLLAMQRHDEAFAAFGRALALHPAIPEAHLNRGGILMMRQQPRDAIACFDAALQINPRYAEAHCNRGNALEALGRPDEALASYDRAIALNPQQPEFHASRANILHRLRQNDEALAALAKAIALQPQHPGLHLNRANILLDLKRFDEAFAAYDQAFRLDPNLDYLEGDRFFAKMMICDWTDLAAENAHLVAGVAAARPVSRPFAFLTAQAPAAAQIQCANMFADRDYPARPPLWRGERYDHQRIRIAYLSADYREHPVAILLAGLFERHDRSRFETMAVSFGAAGNSPMRQRLMGAFDRFLDVHDKSDGDVAQLLRDMEIDIAVDLMGPTQNARPGILAHRPAPVQVLYLGYAGSSGAPYVDYLLADRVVIPEAERELFRERIVYLPDSFMGADSSRAIAAATPTRAEEGLPPSGFVFCAFNNSYKLGPLIFDVWMALLNEVPGSVLWLSGSNESAERRLRAAAQARGVAPERLVFARRVARNEDHLARHRLADLYLDTLPINAHSTANDALWAGLPVLTCRGGTFGSRVAASLLTAVGLPELVTDNLADYTALALKLARDPDLLSSLRGTLAANRNRSPLFDTARFTRHIEAAYLTMWQRAQRGEPPSPFSVPPRE